The Leifsonia williamsii genome includes a region encoding these proteins:
- the ychF gene encoding redox-regulated ATPase YchF: MALTIGIVGLPNVGKSTLFNALTKNTALAANYPFATIEPNVGVVNLPDPRLDTLAELFSSERIVPAPVSFVDIAGIVKGASEGEGLGNKFLANIREADAIAQVVRGFSDPDVVHVAGKVDAAGDMETINTELILADLQTLEKAETRYEKEVKGRKLEPVVLETTREAIAYLNDGKPLSASTIDLEPIKELGLLTAKPFIYVFNVDEDVLTDESRRAQLAALVAPAQAVFLDAKLESELIDLDAADAAELLASTGQEESGLDQLARIGFDTLGLQTYLTAGPKESRAWTIHKGWKAPQAAGVIHTDFEKGFIKAEVISFDDLVEAGSIAEARSRGKARMEGKDYVMQDGDVVEFRFNV, translated from the coding sequence GTGGCTCTCACTATCGGTATCGTCGGGCTGCCCAACGTGGGCAAGTCCACCCTGTTCAATGCGCTGACCAAGAACACGGCGCTCGCCGCGAACTACCCGTTCGCGACGATCGAGCCGAACGTCGGCGTGGTGAACCTGCCCGACCCCCGCCTCGACACCCTCGCCGAGCTGTTCTCGAGCGAGCGGATCGTGCCGGCGCCGGTGTCGTTCGTCGACATCGCCGGCATCGTGAAGGGCGCGAGCGAGGGTGAGGGCCTCGGCAACAAGTTCCTCGCGAACATCCGCGAGGCGGACGCCATCGCGCAGGTGGTCCGCGGCTTCAGCGACCCCGACGTCGTCCACGTCGCCGGCAAGGTCGACGCGGCCGGTGACATGGAGACGATCAACACCGAGCTGATCCTCGCCGACCTGCAGACCCTCGAGAAGGCGGAGACGCGGTACGAGAAGGAGGTCAAGGGCCGCAAGCTGGAGCCGGTCGTCCTCGAGACCACGCGCGAGGCGATCGCGTACCTGAACGACGGTAAGCCGCTGTCGGCCTCCACGATCGACCTCGAGCCGATCAAGGAGCTCGGGCTGCTCACGGCAAAGCCGTTCATCTACGTGTTCAACGTGGATGAGGACGTCCTCACCGACGAGTCCCGCCGCGCACAGCTCGCCGCCCTGGTCGCCCCTGCGCAGGCCGTGTTCCTCGACGCCAAGCTCGAGTCCGAGCTGATCGACCTCGACGCGGCCGACGCCGCGGAACTCCTCGCCTCCACCGGCCAGGAGGAGAGCGGCCTCGACCAGCTCGCCCGCATCGGCTTCGACACCCTCGGCCTGCAGACCTACCTCACGGCCGGCCCGAAGGAGTCGCGCGCCTGGACCATCCACAAGGGCTGGAAGGCCCCGCAGGCGGCCGGTGTCATCCACACCGACTTCGAGAAGGGCTTCATCAAGGCCGAGGTCATCTCCTTCGACGACCTCGTCGAGGCCGGCAGCATCGCCGAGGCCCGCTCCCGCGGCAAGGCCCGCATGGAGGGCAAGGACTACGTCATGCAGGACGGCGACGTGGTGGAGTTCCGCTTCAACGTCTGA
- a CDS encoding DUF2510 domain-containing protein, which translates to MSADAQAGWYDDGSGTMRWWDGQTWTDRVQPPAPAAGGISGIVDRIEAESVAGGRPRPAPAGMDYVVLQVILKEKLWGTGSGNLTELEKAINKQAALGYRLHTISTAASGSKGLGGGDRIQATMVFERIV; encoded by the coding sequence ATGTCCGCAGATGCACAGGCCGGATGGTACGACGACGGCTCCGGGACGATGAGGTGGTGGGACGGCCAGACCTGGACGGATCGGGTGCAGCCGCCGGCCCCCGCGGCCGGGGGCATCTCGGGGATCGTCGACCGCATCGAGGCGGAGTCCGTCGCCGGAGGCCGGCCGCGGCCGGCGCCCGCCGGCATGGACTACGTCGTCCTCCAGGTGATCCTGAAGGAGAAGCTCTGGGGAACCGGGTCGGGCAATCTGACCGAGCTCGAGAAGGCCATCAACAAGCAGGCCGCGCTCGGCTACCGGCTGCACACCATCTCCACAGCCGCTTCGGGGAGCAAGGGGCTCGGCGGCGGCGACCGCATCCAGGCCACCATGGTGTTCGAGCGGATCGTCTGA
- a CDS encoding phage tail protein: MPYTVDFVNVSTTGLESSPVADALAGLRANEARYFKNKYEHDFTVDTPEEAPEVLERISRILKEERDIVIASPALNLSEFEVGGVRWSYVFYESGLSINVLYTLEEGGKRAVGFKLSDGMEVPEELSAFKFARQKSKLAGTIRGSFFVLKGEY; this comes from the coding sequence ATGCCGTACACCGTCGATTTCGTGAACGTCTCCACGACCGGGCTCGAGTCGTCGCCCGTTGCGGACGCCCTCGCCGGGCTGCGCGCGAACGAGGCGCGGTACTTCAAGAACAAGTACGAGCACGACTTCACCGTCGACACGCCGGAGGAGGCGCCGGAGGTGCTGGAGCGGATCAGCCGGATCCTGAAGGAGGAGCGCGACATCGTGATCGCCTCCCCCGCGCTCAATCTCAGCGAGTTCGAGGTGGGCGGCGTGCGGTGGTCGTACGTGTTCTACGAGTCGGGGCTGTCGATCAACGTCCTCTACACGCTGGAGGAGGGCGGCAAGCGCGCCGTCGGGTTCAAGCTCTCCGACGGCATGGAGGTGCCGGAGGAGCTGTCCGCGTTCAAGTTCGCGCGGCAGAAGTCGAAGCTTGCCGGCACGATCCGCGGCTCGTTCTTCGTGCTGAAGGGCGAATACTGA
- a CDS encoding YciI family protein, which produces MKVMLLMWSHGRYEGGGADDYAAWSAFENDAQEAGVFVDSGMFEPEQARIVGTELDAAAEDAPEQPIVADGMVAAGYYLLDCASLDEAEAWARRAPLHGRVELRPLVAF; this is translated from the coding sequence ATGAAGGTGATGCTCCTCATGTGGTCGCACGGCAGGTACGAGGGCGGGGGCGCCGACGACTACGCGGCCTGGTCCGCGTTCGAGAACGATGCTCAGGAGGCCGGCGTCTTCGTCGACTCCGGCATGTTCGAGCCTGAGCAGGCGCGTATCGTCGGCACGGAACTCGACGCCGCCGCGGAGGACGCCCCAGAGCAGCCGATCGTCGCCGACGGCATGGTCGCCGCCGGCTACTACCTGCTGGACTGCGCCTCGCTCGACGAGGCCGAGGCCTGGGCCCGGCGCGCACCGCTGCACGGCAGGGTGGAGCTGCGGCCGCTCGTCGCGTTCTGA
- a CDS encoding GNAT family N-acetyltransferase, with product MTIDVLPATGRFDDFATFMVPRKPGGGGCVCMSYRDARLGMPERIAYMEDECSHEPGPGVLAYLDGEVAGWCSVAPKSTYRRLLNSRTIPHLDEERDPWSIVCFVVRGGFRKRGLMHDLLDGAVEHARASGAELVEGYPVDAGPERVDVISGYVGTVRLFEAHGFHRLQETAAHSGGTTRWVMRREL from the coding sequence ATGACGATCGACGTCCTTCCCGCGACCGGGCGCTTCGACGACTTCGCGACCTTCATGGTGCCGCGCAAGCCGGGAGGCGGCGGCTGCGTGTGCATGTCGTACCGCGACGCCCGCCTGGGCATGCCGGAGCGCATCGCCTATATGGAAGACGAGTGCTCGCACGAGCCCGGGCCGGGCGTGCTCGCCTATCTCGACGGCGAGGTCGCGGGCTGGTGCTCGGTCGCACCCAAGTCGACGTACCGGAGGCTGCTGAACTCGCGCACGATCCCGCACCTCGACGAGGAGCGCGACCCGTGGTCGATCGTGTGCTTCGTCGTGCGCGGCGGCTTCCGCAAGCGCGGCCTCATGCACGATCTGCTCGACGGCGCGGTGGAGCACGCCCGGGCCTCCGGCGCGGAGCTGGTGGAGGGGTACCCGGTCGACGCCGGGCCCGAGCGGGTGGATGTGATCAGCGGTTACGTCGGCACCGTGCGGCTGTTCGAGGCGCACGGATTCCACCGGCTGCAGGAGACGGCCGCGCACTCCGGCGGCACGACCCGCTGGGTGATGCGGCGCGAGCTCTGA
- the glpX gene encoding class II fructose-bisphosphatase, with product MTTTTDSASHFSHPDRNLAMELVRATEAAAIRATPWIGRGDKNAADGAAVDAMRKFLGTVNFDGLIVIGEGEKDNAPMLFNGEHVGNGRGPACDIAVDPIDGTSLTAAGRPNALSVIAVSDRGTMLDASSVFYMSKIVTGPEGRGVVDLSQSIGDNIRELAKAKKKPVGEIRVAVLDRPRHEGLIEEIRAAGAGTRLLLDGDVAGGINAALYESRIDICVGIGGSPEGITTACAIKALDGFMQGKLAPKDEAERAGGIAAGLDMDRIYDADDLVKGDNTFFVATGVTDGGLVDGVRRKGPVIRTESIVLRSKSGTIRRVSADHLAAKWLEADQL from the coding sequence ATGACCACCACCACCGACAGCGCATCCCACTTCAGCCACCCCGATCGGAACCTGGCGATGGAGCTGGTGCGGGCGACCGAGGCGGCGGCCATCCGTGCGACCCCCTGGATCGGGCGCGGCGACAAGAACGCGGCCGACGGCGCGGCGGTGGACGCGATGCGCAAGTTCCTCGGCACGGTCAACTTCGACGGCCTGATCGTCATCGGCGAGGGCGAGAAGGACAACGCCCCCATGCTCTTCAACGGGGAGCACGTCGGCAACGGCCGCGGCCCCGCCTGCGACATCGCCGTCGACCCGATCGACGGGACCTCGCTGACCGCGGCCGGCCGCCCGAATGCGCTCTCGGTGATCGCGGTGTCGGACCGCGGAACGATGCTCGACGCCTCCAGCGTCTTCTACATGTCCAAGATCGTCACCGGGCCGGAGGGACGCGGCGTCGTCGACCTGTCGCAGTCGATCGGCGACAACATCCGCGAGCTGGCGAAGGCGAAGAAGAAGCCGGTCGGCGAGATCCGCGTCGCCGTGCTCGACCGCCCCCGCCACGAGGGCCTGATCGAGGAGATCCGCGCGGCCGGCGCCGGCACGCGCCTCCTGCTCGACGGCGACGTCGCCGGCGGCATCAACGCCGCGCTCTACGAGTCGCGCATCGACATCTGCGTCGGTATCGGCGGCAGCCCGGAGGGGATCACCACGGCCTGCGCGATCAAGGCGCTCGACGGCTTCATGCAGGGCAAGCTCGCCCCCAAGGACGAGGCGGAGCGCGCGGGCGGCATCGCGGCGGGCCTCGACATGGACCGCATCTACGACGCCGACGACCTGGTGAAGGGCGACAACACCTTCTTCGTCGCCACGGGCGTCACCGACGGCGGCCTGGTCGACGGCGTCCGCCGCAAGGGCCCGGTCATCCGCACCGAGTCGATCGTGCTGCGCTCGAAGTCGGGCACGATCCGCCGCGTGAGCGCCGACCACCTGGCCGCGAAGTGGCTGGAGGCGGACCAGCTGTAG
- a CDS encoding four-carbon acid sugar kinase family protein: MKTVVLDDDPTGTQSATGVRVLLESDADLLTEALRLSDSVYVQTNSRAIDEDAAVRLVSRVKADAEEAARRLGEELQFVLRGDSTLRGHVFAETEVFLDHDDAVMLFVPAFPDGGRTTVDGVHLVRVGEEVLPAHETEYAQDPVFPFSTGILADYVREKSSREPVGVPLSVVRGDASALATALASAPAGSVLLPDALTDDDIRRIAAAVQAARVQGAVIVVRSAAPLAAALAGVQSQGLLPRPIVPSPRPTLLACGSHTGGAAAQLARLREEWGEEAVIDTAAALADPVAGGRAAADRARTQLADRPLTVVTTERVRSAENNTLAHGEKVMTALTTAVRDLLPAVEVVVAKGGITSAEVARTGIGATWAYVAGQVLPGVSVWRMLAHDGREITYVVVPGNVGGPETLADVLDAVGLVPVPAPSAL; the protein is encoded by the coding sequence ATGAAGACGGTCGTGCTCGACGACGACCCCACCGGCACCCAGTCCGCGACCGGCGTGCGCGTGCTGCTCGAGAGTGACGCGGACCTCCTGACCGAGGCGCTGCGGCTCAGCGACAGCGTGTACGTGCAGACCAACAGCCGCGCGATCGACGAGGATGCCGCCGTGCGTCTGGTGTCGCGGGTGAAGGCGGACGCCGAGGAGGCCGCACGCCGGCTGGGGGAGGAGCTGCAGTTCGTGCTGCGCGGCGACTCCACCCTCCGCGGGCACGTCTTCGCCGAGACCGAGGTGTTCCTCGACCACGACGACGCCGTGATGCTGTTCGTGCCTGCGTTCCCGGACGGCGGCCGCACCACGGTCGACGGCGTGCACCTGGTGCGCGTCGGCGAGGAGGTGCTCCCTGCGCACGAGACCGAGTATGCGCAGGACCCGGTGTTCCCGTTCTCCACGGGGATCCTGGCCGATTACGTTCGCGAGAAGTCCTCGCGCGAGCCGGTCGGAGTGCCGCTGTCGGTCGTCCGCGGCGATGCCTCCGCGCTGGCGACGGCGCTGGCGTCGGCGCCCGCGGGCAGCGTGCTGCTGCCGGACGCGCTGACCGACGACGACATCCGCCGCATCGCCGCCGCCGTGCAGGCCGCCCGCGTGCAGGGCGCGGTCATCGTGGTGCGCTCGGCCGCTCCGCTCGCCGCGGCGCTCGCCGGGGTGCAGAGCCAGGGGCTGCTGCCGCGGCCGATCGTGCCGTCGCCCCGTCCGACTCTGCTGGCGTGCGGCTCCCACACCGGCGGAGCCGCCGCGCAGCTGGCCCGCCTCCGCGAGGAGTGGGGCGAGGAGGCGGTCATCGACACCGCCGCCGCGCTCGCCGACCCCGTCGCCGGCGGCCGCGCCGCCGCCGATCGGGCGCGCACGCAGCTCGCCGACCGGCCACTGACCGTGGTGACCACCGAGCGCGTGCGGTCGGCCGAGAACAACACGCTCGCGCACGGCGAGAAGGTCATGACCGCCCTCACGACCGCCGTGCGCGATCTGCTCCCCGCGGTCGAGGTCGTGGTCGCGAAGGGCGGCATCACCTCCGCCGAGGTGGCCCGCACCGGCATCGGCGCGACCTGGGCGTACGTCGCCGGCCAGGTGCTCCCCGGCGTCTCGGTGTGGCGGATGCTCGCGCACGACGGCCGGGAGATCACCTACGTGGTCGTGCCGGGCAACGTCGGCGGGCCGGAGACGCTGGCCGACGTGCTGGACGCGGTCGGGCTGGTGCCGGTGCCGGCGCCGTCTGCGCTCTGA
- a CDS encoding MFS transporter, with amino-acid sequence MTATRSQQAANGSPDRLKVAIGSAVGTTVENYDFLAYGTAAALYFGTDFFPSEDPVVGVLLGFLTFGIGFAMRPLGGIIGGFLGDKYGRKPVLVGALFVMGISTVLIGLLPTYAQVGLLAPLLLTAIRVVQGLAFGAEWGGAILMTFEHAPWRKRGKYSAIPQVGVPLGVFLANVAFLLSAGLGNELAWRLPFMLSAVLIIAGLIIRLKVSESPEFEEAKTAGTLVKNPILTVLRNDWRTVLRVIALRLAETGGFYVIVTYLISYITSGEIASRETALTGLIIATALGCFTTVLFGALSDRIGRKKTYLIGSLLTIAFGFPMFLMVNTGLPFLIVLVYVIGLAIIHDMLAGTQGAYFSELFNTNTRTSGASLGYQFSAAISGFIPFIATAAAIGMGWGGVAWIYVAVGVIGLLGVVLTRETWGAAERAEVERVIASGE; translated from the coding sequence ATGACAGCGACCCGCTCGCAGCAGGCGGCCAACGGCTCGCCCGACAGGCTCAAGGTGGCCATCGGCTCCGCCGTCGGCACCACGGTCGAGAACTACGACTTCCTCGCCTACGGCACCGCCGCAGCGCTCTACTTCGGCACCGACTTCTTCCCCAGCGAGGACCCGGTGGTCGGCGTCCTGCTCGGCTTCCTGACCTTCGGCATCGGCTTCGCGATGCGCCCGCTCGGCGGCATCATCGGCGGCTTCCTCGGCGACAAGTACGGCCGCAAGCCGGTGCTCGTCGGCGCGCTGTTCGTCATGGGCATCTCGACCGTGCTGATCGGCCTGCTGCCGACGTACGCGCAGGTCGGCCTCCTGGCTCCGCTGCTGCTCACCGCCATCCGCGTGGTGCAGGGCCTCGCCTTCGGTGCGGAGTGGGGCGGCGCCATCCTGATGACGTTCGAGCACGCGCCGTGGCGCAAGCGCGGCAAGTACTCCGCCATCCCGCAGGTCGGCGTGCCGCTCGGCGTCTTCCTCGCGAACGTCGCCTTCCTGCTGTCGGCCGGCCTCGGCAACGAGCTCGCCTGGCGGCTGCCGTTCATGCTCAGCGCCGTGCTGATCATCGCCGGCCTCATCATCCGCCTCAAGGTCTCCGAGAGCCCCGAGTTCGAGGAGGCGAAGACGGCGGGCACCCTGGTCAAGAACCCGATCCTCACCGTGCTGCGCAACGACTGGCGCACCGTGCTGCGCGTCATCGCGCTGCGCCTGGCCGAGACCGGCGGCTTCTACGTCATCGTCACCTACCTGATCAGCTACATCACCTCGGGCGAGATCGCCTCCCGCGAGACCGCGCTGACCGGCCTGATCATCGCGACGGCGCTCGGCTGCTTCACGACCGTGCTGTTCGGCGCGCTCAGCGACCGGATCGGCCGGAAGAAGACGTACCTGATCGGTTCGCTGCTCACGATCGCCTTCGGCTTCCCGATGTTCCTCATGGTCAACACCGGCCTGCCGTTCCTGATCGTGCTCGTCTACGTGATCGGACTCGCCATCATCCACGACATGCTCGCCGGCACCCAGGGCGCCTACTTCAGCGAGCTGTTCAACACCAACACGCGCACCTCCGGCGCCTCCCTCGGCTACCAGTTCTCGGCCGCCATCTCGGGCTTCATTCCCTTCATCGCCACGGCTGCGGCGATCGGGATGGGCTGGGGCGGCGTCGCGTGGATCTATGTCGCCGTCGGCGTGATCGGCCTGCTCGGCGTCGTGCTCACCCGCGAGACCTGGGGCGCCGCGGAGCGCGCCGAGGTCGAGCGCGTGATCGCGTCCGGCGAGTAG
- a CDS encoding FadR/GntR family transcriptional regulator has product MSADATWEPVQRVRTYEQVMAQIEERILDGRLKAGDHLPSERDLALSLGVSRPSLRESLRVLEALGVVDIRRGGGPEGGAVLVGTPGPGFVNLLKLQLALGHFSQTDVLETRIALETWSCWEAAHRATDEDHTRLAGILDAMEDPEIDTGEFNRLDSAFHVAIAESTGNALTAHLMQSLRIAINRQMIEAYASLENWRETAKTVRAEHRELLAAIVRRDPDEAARQVRDHITSFYKIGNVGGVSSPAG; this is encoded by the coding sequence ATGTCCGCAGATGCGACGTGGGAGCCCGTGCAGCGGGTGCGCACGTACGAGCAGGTCATGGCGCAGATCGAGGAGCGCATCCTCGACGGCCGGCTGAAGGCGGGCGACCACCTGCCGAGCGAGCGCGACCTCGCGCTGTCGCTGGGCGTCAGCCGGCCGTCGCTCCGGGAGAGCCTCCGCGTGCTGGAGGCGCTCGGCGTGGTGGACATCCGCCGCGGCGGCGGGCCGGAGGGCGGGGCGGTGCTGGTCGGGACGCCCGGTCCCGGCTTCGTCAACCTCCTCAAGCTCCAGCTCGCCCTCGGGCACTTCAGCCAGACCGACGTGCTCGAGACGCGCATCGCGCTCGAGACCTGGTCGTGCTGGGAGGCGGCCCATCGCGCGACGGATGAGGACCACACCCGGCTGGCCGGCATCCTCGACGCGATGGAGGACCCGGAGATCGACACGGGCGAGTTCAACCGGCTCGACAGCGCCTTCCACGTGGCGATCGCCGAGTCCACCGGCAACGCCTTGACCGCCCACCTGATGCAGTCCCTCCGGATCGCGATCAACCGCCAGATGATCGAGGCCTACGCGAGCCTCGAGAACTGGCGGGAGACCGCGAAGACGGTCAGGGCCGAGCATCGCGAACTCCTCGCCGCCATCGTGCGGCGGGACCCCGATGAGGCCGCGCGCCAGGTGCGCGACCACATCACCAGCTTCTACAAGATCGGCAACGTCGGCGGGGTCAGCAGCCCCGCCGGGTAG
- a CDS encoding NAD(P)H-dependent oxidoreductase, whose amino-acid sequence MNLHSLLQKRTAEAGPIRVGVIGAGKFSSMFLTQAVNSPGFHVVGVADINVPKAKGALERTGWAAERYAAASFDEALRTGATFVTESADALLERPEIEVVLEITGNPIIGTYHALKAIDNGKHVIMVNVEADCMVGPILQRRAQAAGVVYSMAYGDQPALICEMVDWCRTVGFDVVAAGKGTKYLPEYNYSTPDTVWNYYGFTDEQLASGDYNPKMFNSFLDGTKSAIEMAAVANGTGLIPQDEGLNFTPAGVDELSTLIIPKVNGGTLSRSGTVEIVSSLNRDGSDVYRDLRWGVYVTFEARTDYAVQCFAEYGVQTDPSGRFGELYRPYHMIGLELGVSIAAAVLRNEATGAPTGFRGDVVTTAKKDLRAGETLDGEGGYTVFGKLAPAAVSLEHNALPLGLAHGAKLIRDVPKDRMVSWDDIDVDETLQAVQVRKELEAEFRSEHLAAV is encoded by the coding sequence ATGAATCTGCACTCCCTGTTGCAGAAGCGGACCGCGGAAGCCGGCCCCATCCGCGTCGGCGTCATCGGCGCCGGCAAGTTCTCGTCGATGTTCCTGACCCAGGCCGTGAACAGCCCGGGCTTCCACGTCGTGGGCGTCGCCGACATCAACGTCCCGAAGGCCAAGGGCGCGCTGGAGCGCACCGGCTGGGCGGCCGAGCGTTACGCCGCCGCGAGCTTCGACGAGGCGCTGCGCACCGGCGCCACCTTCGTCACCGAGAGCGCGGACGCCCTGCTCGAGCGGCCCGAGATCGAGGTCGTGCTCGAGATCACCGGTAACCCGATCATCGGCACCTATCACGCGCTCAAGGCCATCGACAACGGCAAGCACGTCATCATGGTCAACGTGGAGGCGGACTGCATGGTCGGCCCGATCCTCCAGCGCCGCGCCCAGGCCGCCGGCGTCGTCTACTCGATGGCGTACGGCGACCAGCCCGCGCTCATCTGCGAGATGGTCGACTGGTGCCGCACGGTCGGCTTCGACGTCGTCGCCGCGGGCAAGGGCACCAAGTACCTCCCCGAGTACAACTACTCGACGCCCGACACCGTGTGGAACTACTACGGCTTCACCGACGAGCAGCTGGCCTCCGGCGACTACAACCCGAAGATGTTCAACTCGTTCCTCGACGGCACCAAGTCGGCGATCGAGATGGCGGCCGTGGCCAACGGCACCGGGCTGATCCCGCAGGACGAGGGCCTCAACTTCACCCCGGCCGGCGTCGACGAGCTGTCGACCCTGATCATCCCGAAGGTGAACGGCGGCACCCTCAGCCGCTCCGGGACCGTCGAGATCGTCTCCAGCCTCAACCGCGACGGCAGCGATGTGTACCGCGACCTCCGCTGGGGCGTCTACGTCACCTTCGAGGCCCGCACGGACTACGCCGTGCAGTGCTTCGCGGAGTACGGCGTGCAGACCGACCCGTCCGGCCGCTTCGGCGAGCTGTACCGGCCGTACCACATGATCGGGCTCGAGCTCGGGGTCTCGATCGCGGCCGCCGTGCTGCGCAACGAGGCGACCGGTGCCCCCACCGGCTTCCGCGGCGACGTCGTCACGACCGCCAAGAAGGACCTCCGCGCCGGCGAGACGCTCGACGGCGAAGGCGGTTACACGGTGTTCGGCAAGCTCGCCCCCGCGGCGGTCTCGCTCGAGCACAACGCCCTGCCGCTCGGCCTCGCCCACGGCGCCAAACTCATCCGCGACGTGCCGAAGGACCGCATGGTCTCGTGGGACGACATCGACGTGGACGAGACGCTCCAGGCCGTGCAGGTCCGCAAGGAACTCGAGGCGGAGTTCCGCAGCGAGCACCTGGCCGCGGTCTGA
- the fbaA gene encoding class II fructose-bisphosphate aldolase, which translates to MPIATPDQYAEMLDKAKAGGFAYPAFNVSSSSTINAVLQGLTEAGSDGIIQVTTGGADYFAGQSVKARATGALAFAKFATEVAKNYPVTVALHTDHCPKNALDDFVLPLIAASEEEVKAGRNPIFQSHMWDGSAVPLDENIEIAQQMIKRTKAINAILEVEIGVVGGEEDGVRHEGSNEALYTTLADVEKAVEALGLGENGRYMAALTFGNVHGVYKPGNVKLRPELLKEIQDGIAAKYGTGAKPLDLVFHGGSGSTDAEIAEAVRNGVVKMNIDTDTQYAFTRSIADYMLKNYDGVIKVDGEVGNKKLYDPRAWGKVAESAMAARVVEATQQLGSAGHSGK; encoded by the coding sequence ATGCCCATCGCAACGCCGGACCAGTACGCAGAGATGCTCGACAAGGCGAAGGCCGGCGGCTTCGCCTACCCCGCGTTCAACGTGTCGTCGTCGTCGACGATCAACGCGGTGCTGCAGGGCCTCACCGAGGCGGGCAGCGACGGCATCATCCAGGTGACCACCGGCGGCGCCGACTACTTCGCGGGCCAGTCCGTCAAGGCGCGCGCGACCGGTGCCCTCGCGTTCGCGAAGTTCGCGACCGAGGTCGCGAAGAACTACCCGGTGACCGTCGCACTGCACACCGACCACTGCCCCAAGAACGCGCTCGACGACTTCGTGCTGCCGCTCATCGCCGCCTCGGAGGAGGAGGTGAAGGCCGGCCGCAACCCGATCTTCCAGTCCCACATGTGGGACGGCTCCGCTGTGCCGCTCGACGAGAACATCGAGATCGCGCAGCAGATGATCAAGCGCACCAAGGCCATCAACGCCATCCTCGAGGTCGAGATCGGCGTCGTCGGCGGCGAGGAGGACGGCGTGCGTCACGAGGGCTCCAACGAGGCCCTCTACACGACTCTCGCCGACGTCGAGAAGGCCGTAGAGGCGCTGGGCCTCGGCGAGAACGGCCGCTACATGGCCGCCCTCACCTTCGGCAACGTGCACGGTGTCTACAAGCCGGGCAACGTGAAGCTGCGCCCGGAGCTCCTCAAGGAGATCCAGGACGGCATCGCGGCGAAGTACGGCACCGGCGCCAAGCCGCTCGACCTGGTCTTCCACGGCGGCTCCGGCTCGACCGACGCCGAGATCGCGGAGGCCGTGCGCAACGGCGTCGTGAAGATGAACATCGACACCGACACGCAGTACGCCTTCACCCGCTCCATCGCCGACTACATGCTGAAGAACTACGACGGCGTGATCAAGGTCGACGGCGAGGTCGGCAACAAGAAGCTGTACGACCCGCGCGCGTGGGGCAAGGTCGCGGAGTCGGCGATGGCCGCCCGCGTCGTCGAGGCCACGCAGCAGCTCGGCTCGGCCGGCCACTCCGGCAAGTAG
- a CDS encoding DUF6264 family protein produces MAEQHPQPDERPRPKYGELAPPGWTWTPPADADRLDTSRTSPAASGAEESPVEHQAPPPHAYQAPPGGVLQQPRATSRWDLPLTVLLLVFGFFGLSYSIGILQAFPAYLQLLHSSQGLGDYTPEPVVGTIVTIGTITMAGLWAVSTGLSVWLLVRKRVAFYVPLITGVIAFIALIVFASLMVSTDPALLDVYGGFSPPPAPSTP; encoded by the coding sequence ATGGCCGAGCAGCACCCGCAGCCGGACGAGCGGCCGCGGCCGAAGTACGGCGAGCTGGCGCCACCGGGCTGGACCTGGACGCCGCCGGCCGACGCCGACCGGCTCGACACCTCCCGGACCAGCCCCGCTGCGTCCGGAGCGGAAGAGTCGCCCGTCGAGCACCAGGCGCCGCCTCCCCACGCCTACCAGGCGCCTCCGGGCGGCGTGCTGCAGCAGCCCCGCGCCACCTCGCGCTGGGATCTGCCGCTGACGGTCCTCCTGCTGGTCTTCGGCTTCTTCGGGCTGTCGTACTCCATCGGCATCCTGCAGGCGTTCCCCGCCTACCTGCAGCTGCTGCACAGCTCGCAGGGCCTCGGCGACTACACGCCCGAGCCGGTCGTCGGCACCATCGTCACGATCGGCACCATCACGATGGCGGGCCTGTGGGCGGTGTCGACCGGCCTCTCCGTCTGGCTCCTGGTGCGCAAGCGCGTCGCGTTCTACGTGCCGCTCATCACGGGCGTCATCGCCTTCATCGCGCTGATCGTCTTCGCGAGCCTCATGGTCTCCACCGACCCGGCGCTGCTGGACGTCTATGGCGGCTTCTCGCCGCCGCCCGCGCCGAGCACCCCCTGA